TGGCAACCATGGCCCTATCATGCCAGAAAAGCACCAGTTCGTTCTGACGTCTTGCCACGTGGAAGCCTCTGATTTGTGACTTCGCTAACAAGCACTCCGCTTGAAAATCCGCAAACTGGCTTAACTGCACCGGCCTCATTCCGGCGCCATAAAACGCCTCCCTCCACGGCGGCAACTTCCGCCAGGCGCTTTCCACCGCCGCCAAAATCTTCGGCCCCAGTTGCATCATCTCGATTCTCCTCACCCACTCCCCTCCTCCTCCCACCGTCGACGCGTCAAGCGACTCCAGCATCATCGAGTAGTACTCCAAACTGCTCACAACGCCACGCCGGAACGACGCCGCCGATGCCGTGGCAGTCTCCGCCCATCCCTCACCGTCCACGAAAACCACCATGCTCGGCGAGATCCTCCGCACGTCCGCCAGGAACGCGGCGGCGTTGCCGAGGTGGCCAAAAATCGCCGGCGACAAGAGCACGGTGGTATTCTCGCCGTCGACGAACTTCACGGACTTGAAGGAGAGATTCTCGAAGGTTCGAAGCGCCACGAACTCGACCTGCACTCGGATCCTGAGTTCGAGAGCGAACTGCGCGAGGTTGTCGTGGACGAGCGTGCTCTCGACGGCGTATTCTTCCGGAACGACGGCAGTGATTCGGAGCACCGGCGACTCCGCCGCCTTCTCCGCAATCTCCTTCATGAGAGAAGCGTATTGGATCCCAAGACCTATATCGAAGTCGATGACGTGCATGAAGGAGCACGCAGCGTGATCCAGAACTATTTGATTGGTGGTGAAGATAGAGAACATTGGGATCGGCGAAATTCCCGAAAAGGCCTTGAAGGTTCTGATACTGTGCACGATTTCCACCAGGGACGAAATCCTCGGGGTCCGGTTCGAACCGGAGAGAAGACTCTGGAGAGCTTCTTTGAAGTAAAACGCTGCGCGCTGGAGGGGTTTTCCCACAGGAGATCGTAGCCTTTGATTGAGCCGCTCCAATATCACCTGCGCCACGTGTAACTGTTTGGTGTCGAAGCAGTCGGCGGCGCGGATGAGCTCTTCGATGAAATCGAAGCCATTGAGGTGGTGGTTGAAGTCGTGAGGCAAGTGGTTGAAATCGAAGGCGAGGTTTTGGTTGGAGTAGATGTCGGAGAGAGAGGTGAATTCAAGCGCGTGGTCGAAGGGTGTGAAGTCGTCGCATGATGGGTTGTTGTTGTCGTCGTCGGGGTGGAGAAAAGTTTTCAATACGGGGGTGGCGGAGTCGTCGTGTAAGCCCAAGTCCTTCATGATGGAGTCCCAGTCCAAGTTGTGCAACGCATGGTCGTCCAGGTCGAGAACGGCGTGATCGTTGGTGGGCTTTTCGGTGCCCGGGCTCGGGCTCGGGCTCCGGCACAGGTCGAGGACAGAAGTGGGCTCGTAGCACAAGctcgtggtggtggtggtggtggtggtgttgaGGTTGGGAAGGGCAATGGTACGGACTACGTTATTGGTGGGTTTTGGGTTGGCCTGTGGGGATGAGGGAACGGGAACTCTCATCGCTTGGTTGTGCTGTGGCCTTGTCTGAACGATGATTAGAGGAATTGTTGTTGAAGGAGGAGGAGGGGGATTTTGGTTGTTATGATTGTTGGCCTTTTATCTTTGCTTGTGTGCACGTAAAGGGGTGGGGTTACTTATTTATGGTCATGTCATGTATGCCAATTGCCAATGCCTTcaaatatatagatagataactAGCTACTCTCATTCATTTGAACTACGGATTATGTATGTCATCTGACCTGACCATGTTTGACCCTTGTCAATCAACTATCATACTTGTGTTTCTTATTTAGagaaatcataataatatattatgtgACACGAACATTTCTAGTTAAAATTACTTAGAAATCacacaaaatcatattttctgttaaatgattttttttattttataaatttttttataaattttaattaataacagaatgtgtgttatttttttatttataaaagttgaatattgtataaatttttttacaatacttatatattatcttcGACCAATAAACTCCCTTAATAACAAAATGTGTTaggaaaaatgtattaaaagacGTATTTGttcgctttttttttttataagggtCACGtttgaaagagaagaaagaaataagatgaatatatataagaataatgAGTAAAGATATTGAGAAATGAAgtaagaaaaatgagaaaagagataaaaaaaaaaagtaaaaatatatgaaattaattaatggtctatattattttctaaataaatcaaaCAATAGTAACATACTAACACCCAATATAATTACGCTCGCTTTATTTTCACGTATCTAAACACGGTCTCTTTAATATGTCAAAGGATCTTTCAACTGTAAAACGACAAAAGAGTCAAATAGTGGGCGTT
The nucleotide sequence above comes from Glycine soja cultivar W05 chromosome 11, ASM419377v2, whole genome shotgun sequence. Encoded proteins:
- the LOC114373812 gene encoding scarecrow-like protein 15 — protein: MRVPVPSSPQANPKPTNNVVRTIALPNLNTTTTTTTTSLCYEPTSVLDLCRSPSPSPGTEKPTNDHAVLDLDDHALHNLDWDSIMKDLGLHDDSATPVLKTFLHPDDDNNNPSCDDFTPFDHALEFTSLSDIYSNQNLAFDFNHLPHDFNHHLNGFDFIEELIRAADCFDTKQLHVAQVILERLNQRLRSPVGKPLQRAAFYFKEALQSLLSGSNRTPRISSLVEIVHSIRTFKAFSGISPIPMFSIFTTNQIVLDHAACSFMHVIDFDIGLGIQYASLMKEIAEKAAESPVLRITAVVPEEYAVESTLVHDNLAQFALELRIRVQVEFVALRTFENLSFKSVKFVDGENTTVLLSPAIFGHLGNAAAFLADVRRISPSMVVFVDGEGWAETATASAASFRRGVVSSLEYYSMMLESLDASTVGGGGEWVRRIEMMQLGPKILAAVESAWRKLPPWREAFYGAGMRPVQLSQFADFQAECLLAKSQIRGFHVARRQNELVLFWHDRAMVATSAWRC